A region of Zeugodacus cucurbitae isolate PBARC_wt_2022May chromosome 5, idZeuCucr1.2, whole genome shotgun sequence DNA encodes the following proteins:
- the LOC105211772 gene encoding synaptic vesicle glycoprotein 2A isoform X2 produces the protein MVLSIIHTEPVKVNRKHGAISFSEALSLTGFGKFNYFLIFISGMVLANVLLETAAMGFILPIAQCDLNLTNQDKGVLSAISFAGIITSSHLWGFLADTKGRRRVIRPTLLAGFIVTLFSSFSHTFWVMVLLRFINGFFVSGGSATIYAYLGEFHTDKTRSRAMMGSSFIFAIGAMILPMIAFLVINQDWVLPLPFLGIDYKPWRLFLIVCGIPGMLCGLSMFALPESPKFLLAHGREAKAIEVLQKMQRWNGGSEDLKLKHILPEDEQPGSMMQLNNQSAAKENFATAFMKSMWNQTVPLFHKQYIRITLIVCNMQFWLYVVTNGMYMWFPHIINSMVEFMNGHPGEHKQICHIVYDKHESLYKTDGTMECVAKLENTTYFYSLIMEILYASSFAFIGLVINKVGKISILFISTIFFTSCGLAAVFVVDPSIAAYLYVLFFLVGVAINVLGAATVELYPTQMRAMAICVSLMFGRLGSVVGANIVGAMLANNCEMTFYTACAALYICAFLALLIPRRTLAPPAKPVLDEA, from the exons ATGG TACTTTCAATTATACATACAGAACCCGTTAAGGTAAATCGTAAACATGGGGCCATTTCATTTTCAGAAGCTTTATCACTTACCG GTTTCggcaaattcaattattttctcaTCTTCATTTCGGGCATGGTTTTGGCCAATGTATTGTTGGAGACGGCAGCTATGGGCTTTATTTTACCAATTGCACAATGTGACTTAAATCTTACGAATCAGGATAAGGGCGTGTTGAGCGCCATTAGCTTTGCTGGCATCATAACCAGTTCACATTTGTGGGGCTTTTTGGCCGACACAAAGGGACGCAGACGTGTGATTAGACCTACATTATTGGCAGGCTTTATTGTCACGCTATTCTCAAGTTTTTCGCACACATtttgggtgatggtgttgctgCGGTTCATCAATGGATTTTT CGTCTCTGGTGGCTCGGCTACAATTTATGCCTACCTCGGTGAGTTTCACACAGATAAGACACGTTCACGCGCCATGATGGGCTCCTCGTTCATCTTCGCGATCGGTGCGATGATCTTGCCAATGATTGCCTTCCTTGTTATAAATCAAGACTGGGTCTTGCCGCTGCCTTTCTTGGGTATTGATTATAAGCCTTGGCGTCTGTTTTTAATCGTTTGCGGCATTCCCGGTATGCTTTGTGGTCTCTCGATGTTCGCCTTGCCCGAAAGTCCAAAATTCCTGTTGGCGCACGGCAGAGAGGCGAAAGCCATTGAGGTCTTGCAGAAGATGCAACGTTGGAACGGTGGCAGTGAGGATCTTAAA ttgAAACACATCTTACCTGAGGATGAGCAACCCGGCTCCATGATGCAGCTGAATAATCAATCGGCTGCGAAGGAGAACTTTGCCACCGCTTTCATGAAGAGCATGTGGAACCAGACTGTGCCGTTATTCCATAAACAATACATACGCATCACATTGATCGTTTGTAATATGCAATTTTGGTTGTATGTGGTGACGAACGGCATGTACATGTGGTTCCCGCACATCATCAACTCAATGGTGGAGTTCATGAATGGCCATCCAGGCGAACACAAACAGATCTGTCACATTGTCTATGACAAACATGAGAGCTTATATAAGACTGATGGT ACAATGGAATGCGTTGCTAAATTAGAGAACACAACATATTTCTACTCCTTAATCATGGAGATATTGTACGCCTCCTCGTTTGCCTTTATTGGTTTGGTAATCAATAAAGTTGGCAAGATATCCATACTTT TTATTTCCACCATATTCTTCACCTCATGTGGCCTTGCTGCAGTCTTCGTAGTCGATCCCTCGATTGCGGCGTATCTGTATGTGCTCTTCTTTTTGGTGGGCGTGGCAATCAATGTTTTGGGCGCTGCCACCGTGGAGCTTTATCCCACACAAATGCG TGCCATGGCCATATGCGTCTCGCTGATGTTCGGCCGTTTGGGCAGCGTTGTGGGCGCTAATATTGTGGGTGCAATGCTGGCTAATAACTGCGAAATGACTTTCTACACCGCTTGTGCCGCCTTGTACATTTGCGCCTTCTTGGCGCTGCTGATACCACGTAGAACCTTGGCGCCACCAGCTAAACCCGTCTTGGATGAGGCATAA
- the LOC105211772 gene encoding synaptic vesicle glycoprotein 2A isoform X1, with amino-acid sequence MEMRSKLGSFELKYCSAESAAERLLSIIHTEPVKVNRKHGAISFSEALSLTGFGKFNYFLIFISGMVLANVLLETAAMGFILPIAQCDLNLTNQDKGVLSAISFAGIITSSHLWGFLADTKGRRRVIRPTLLAGFIVTLFSSFSHTFWVMVLLRFINGFFVSGGSATIYAYLGEFHTDKTRSRAMMGSSFIFAIGAMILPMIAFLVINQDWVLPLPFLGIDYKPWRLFLIVCGIPGMLCGLSMFALPESPKFLLAHGREAKAIEVLQKMQRWNGGSEDLKLKHILPEDEQPGSMMQLNNQSAAKENFATAFMKSMWNQTVPLFHKQYIRITLIVCNMQFWLYVVTNGMYMWFPHIINSMVEFMNGHPGEHKQICHIVYDKHESLYKTDGTMECVAKLENTTYFYSLIMEILYASSFAFIGLVINKVGKISILFISTIFFTSCGLAAVFVVDPSIAAYLYVLFFLVGVAINVLGAATVELYPTQMRAMAICVSLMFGRLGSVVGANIVGAMLANNCEMTFYTACAALYICAFLALLIPRRTLAPPAKPVLDEA; translated from the exons TACTTTCAATTATACATACAGAACCCGTTAAGGTAAATCGTAAACATGGGGCCATTTCATTTTCAGAAGCTTTATCACTTACCG GTTTCggcaaattcaattattttctcaTCTTCATTTCGGGCATGGTTTTGGCCAATGTATTGTTGGAGACGGCAGCTATGGGCTTTATTTTACCAATTGCACAATGTGACTTAAATCTTACGAATCAGGATAAGGGCGTGTTGAGCGCCATTAGCTTTGCTGGCATCATAACCAGTTCACATTTGTGGGGCTTTTTGGCCGACACAAAGGGACGCAGACGTGTGATTAGACCTACATTATTGGCAGGCTTTATTGTCACGCTATTCTCAAGTTTTTCGCACACATtttgggtgatggtgttgctgCGGTTCATCAATGGATTTTT CGTCTCTGGTGGCTCGGCTACAATTTATGCCTACCTCGGTGAGTTTCACACAGATAAGACACGTTCACGCGCCATGATGGGCTCCTCGTTCATCTTCGCGATCGGTGCGATGATCTTGCCAATGATTGCCTTCCTTGTTATAAATCAAGACTGGGTCTTGCCGCTGCCTTTCTTGGGTATTGATTATAAGCCTTGGCGTCTGTTTTTAATCGTTTGCGGCATTCCCGGTATGCTTTGTGGTCTCTCGATGTTCGCCTTGCCCGAAAGTCCAAAATTCCTGTTGGCGCACGGCAGAGAGGCGAAAGCCATTGAGGTCTTGCAGAAGATGCAACGTTGGAACGGTGGCAGTGAGGATCTTAAA ttgAAACACATCTTACCTGAGGATGAGCAACCCGGCTCCATGATGCAGCTGAATAATCAATCGGCTGCGAAGGAGAACTTTGCCACCGCTTTCATGAAGAGCATGTGGAACCAGACTGTGCCGTTATTCCATAAACAATACATACGCATCACATTGATCGTTTGTAATATGCAATTTTGGTTGTATGTGGTGACGAACGGCATGTACATGTGGTTCCCGCACATCATCAACTCAATGGTGGAGTTCATGAATGGCCATCCAGGCGAACACAAACAGATCTGTCACATTGTCTATGACAAACATGAGAGCTTATATAAGACTGATGGT ACAATGGAATGCGTTGCTAAATTAGAGAACACAACATATTTCTACTCCTTAATCATGGAGATATTGTACGCCTCCTCGTTTGCCTTTATTGGTTTGGTAATCAATAAAGTTGGCAAGATATCCATACTTT TTATTTCCACCATATTCTTCACCTCATGTGGCCTTGCTGCAGTCTTCGTAGTCGATCCCTCGATTGCGGCGTATCTGTATGTGCTCTTCTTTTTGGTGGGCGTGGCAATCAATGTTTTGGGCGCTGCCACCGTGGAGCTTTATCCCACACAAATGCG TGCCATGGCCATATGCGTCTCGCTGATGTTCGGCCGTTTGGGCAGCGTTGTGGGCGCTAATATTGTGGGTGCAATGCTGGCTAATAACTGCGAAATGACTTTCTACACCGCTTGTGCCGCCTTGTACATTTGCGCCTTCTTGGCGCTGCTGATACCACGTAGAACCTTGGCGCCACCAGCTAAACCCGTCTTGGATGAGGCATAA
- the LOC114803512 gene encoding synaptic vesicle glycoprotein 2A isoform X2, protein MVQSISTQDAATVNKFRGPNAYTFTDCLALTNFGKFNYFLIFISGMVMATVLLETSSMGFILPIAQCDLQLTNVDKGVLSAISFLGIIASSHLWGFLADTKGRRKVMRPTLLATFAVTILSSFAINFWVIVLLRFFNGFFLASTATIYAYLGEFHTDKTRSRAIMGSAFIFAIGAMILPMIAFLVINQDWAVSLTFLGIDYKPWRLFIIVCGIPGFLCGLSLYILPESPKFLLASGDESKAIEVLQKMHRWNGGKEELIITHILPEDDSAITTMKFNNNFDSNSNFARIFLQTMWNQTAPLFQRKYLRITMIICHIQFWLFVVTNGLYMWFPHIMNSVATYMQEHPGEHKQICEIVYEHQEGLYKTDGTIECINKLENSTYYYSFIMEILYASSFAFIGFIINRVGKILILFTTIIFFTSCGIVAVFIVDPAIAAYLYVLYFLVGVAIYVLSAVTVDLYPTHLRAMAGCISLMVGRLGSVIGANIAGALMGHYCEWNFYICCGAMYVCAFLALLLPRKSPELPVKGES, encoded by the exons ATGG TACAAAGTATATCAACTCAAGATGCCGCTACGGTAAACAAATTTCGGGGACCTAATGCCTACACTTTCACTGACTGCCTAGCATTAACAA attttggaaaatttaattattttctaatattcaTCTCCGGCATGGTGATGGCCACTGTGTTGCTGGAAACCTCATCGATGGGCTTTATTTTACCCATTGCACAATGTGATCTGCAACTGACAAATGTGGACAAGGGTGTGCTTAGCGCGATAAGTTTTCTGGGTATAATAGCGAGTTCGCATTTGTGGGGATTTCTGGCAGATACGAAGGGGCGTCGCAAAGTTATGAGACCTACATTGTTGGCTACATTTGCGGTTACAATACTCTCAAGTTTTGCAATCAATTTTTGGGTTATCGTTTTACTGCGCTTTTTTAATGGCttttt tttggCGAGCACTGCAACAATATACGCTTATCTCGGCGAATTCCACACAGATAAGACACGCTCTCGCGCCATTATGGGCTCAGCGTTTATATTCGCTATTGGCGCTATGATTTTACCAATGATCGCCTTTCTAGTCATCAATCAAGATTGGGCTGTGTCCTTGACATTTCTGGGCATAGATTATAAGCCCTGGCGCTTATTCATAATCGTCTGCGGCATTCCAGGATTTCTTTGTGGCTTGTCACTCTATATTTTACCTGAAAGCCCCAAATTTCTGCTTGCCAGTGGTGATGAGAGCAAAGCAATTGAAGTGCTGCAGAAAATGCATCGTTGGAATGGCGGAAAGGAAGAGCTCATT ATTACACATATTCTGCCCGAGGATGACTCAGCAATCACAACAATGAAATTCAACAACAACTTCgattcgaattcgaattttgCGCGCATCTTTTTGCAAACAATGTGGAATCAAACCGCACCGTTGTTCCAACGGAAATATTTGCGCATCACAATGATCATTTGCCATATACAATTTTGGTTGTTTGTCGTCACCAATGGTCTGTATATGTGGTTCCCGCATATTATGAATAGCGTGGCGACCTACATGCAAGAACACCCCGGCGAGCACAAGCAAATCTGCGAAATTGTTTATGAGCATCAAGAGGGCTTATACAAAACAGATGGC ACCATCGAGTGCATCAACAAGCTGGAAAACTCCACATATTATTACTCCTTCATTATGGAAATACTGTACGCCAGCTCATTCGCATTCATTGGCTTCATCATAAATCGTGTGGGCAAAATATTGATTCTCT ttacaacgataatatttttcacatcctGCGGCATTGTAGCGGTCTTCATAGTCGATCCCGCTATAGCCGCCTACCTCTATGTGCTCTATTTCCTGGTGGGCGTGGCGATTTATGTGCTGAGTGCCGTTACGGTCGACTTGTACCCCACACACTTACG CGCCATGGCTGGTTGTATATCACTGATGGTGGGTCGCTTGGGCAGTGTTATCGGCGCTAATATTGCCGGCGCGCTAATGGGTCATTACTGTGAGTGGAACTTCTATATCTGCTGCGGCGCTATGTACGTTTGCGCATTTCTCGCACTCCTGCTGCCACGCAAGAGCCCCGAATTGCCGGTCAAAGGTGAATCGTGA
- the LOC114803512 gene encoding synaptic vesicle glycoprotein 2A isoform X1, whose amino-acid sequence MVVQSISTQDAATVNKFRGPNAYTFTDCLALTNFGKFNYFLIFISGMVMATVLLETSSMGFILPIAQCDLQLTNVDKGVLSAISFLGIIASSHLWGFLADTKGRRKVMRPTLLATFAVTILSSFAINFWVIVLLRFFNGFFLASTATIYAYLGEFHTDKTRSRAIMGSAFIFAIGAMILPMIAFLVINQDWAVSLTFLGIDYKPWRLFIIVCGIPGFLCGLSLYILPESPKFLLASGDESKAIEVLQKMHRWNGGKEELIITHILPEDDSAITTMKFNNNFDSNSNFARIFLQTMWNQTAPLFQRKYLRITMIICHIQFWLFVVTNGLYMWFPHIMNSVATYMQEHPGEHKQICEIVYEHQEGLYKTDGTIECINKLENSTYYYSFIMEILYASSFAFIGFIINRVGKILILFTTIIFFTSCGIVAVFIVDPAIAAYLYVLYFLVGVAIYVLSAVTVDLYPTHLRAMAGCISLMVGRLGSVIGANIAGALMGHYCEWNFYICCGAMYVCAFLALLLPRKSPELPVKGES is encoded by the exons ATGG TAGTACAAAGTATATCAACTCAAGATGCCGCTACGGTAAACAAATTTCGGGGACCTAATGCCTACACTTTCACTGACTGCCTAGCATTAACAA attttggaaaatttaattattttctaatattcaTCTCCGGCATGGTGATGGCCACTGTGTTGCTGGAAACCTCATCGATGGGCTTTATTTTACCCATTGCACAATGTGATCTGCAACTGACAAATGTGGACAAGGGTGTGCTTAGCGCGATAAGTTTTCTGGGTATAATAGCGAGTTCGCATTTGTGGGGATTTCTGGCAGATACGAAGGGGCGTCGCAAAGTTATGAGACCTACATTGTTGGCTACATTTGCGGTTACAATACTCTCAAGTTTTGCAATCAATTTTTGGGTTATCGTTTTACTGCGCTTTTTTAATGGCttttt tttggCGAGCACTGCAACAATATACGCTTATCTCGGCGAATTCCACACAGATAAGACACGCTCTCGCGCCATTATGGGCTCAGCGTTTATATTCGCTATTGGCGCTATGATTTTACCAATGATCGCCTTTCTAGTCATCAATCAAGATTGGGCTGTGTCCTTGACATTTCTGGGCATAGATTATAAGCCCTGGCGCTTATTCATAATCGTCTGCGGCATTCCAGGATTTCTTTGTGGCTTGTCACTCTATATTTTACCTGAAAGCCCCAAATTTCTGCTTGCCAGTGGTGATGAGAGCAAAGCAATTGAAGTGCTGCAGAAAATGCATCGTTGGAATGGCGGAAAGGAAGAGCTCATT ATTACACATATTCTGCCCGAGGATGACTCAGCAATCACAACAATGAAATTCAACAACAACTTCgattcgaattcgaattttgCGCGCATCTTTTTGCAAACAATGTGGAATCAAACCGCACCGTTGTTCCAACGGAAATATTTGCGCATCACAATGATCATTTGCCATATACAATTTTGGTTGTTTGTCGTCACCAATGGTCTGTATATGTGGTTCCCGCATATTATGAATAGCGTGGCGACCTACATGCAAGAACACCCCGGCGAGCACAAGCAAATCTGCGAAATTGTTTATGAGCATCAAGAGGGCTTATACAAAACAGATGGC ACCATCGAGTGCATCAACAAGCTGGAAAACTCCACATATTATTACTCCTTCATTATGGAAATACTGTACGCCAGCTCATTCGCATTCATTGGCTTCATCATAAATCGTGTGGGCAAAATATTGATTCTCT ttacaacgataatatttttcacatcctGCGGCATTGTAGCGGTCTTCATAGTCGATCCCGCTATAGCCGCCTACCTCTATGTGCTCTATTTCCTGGTGGGCGTGGCGATTTATGTGCTGAGTGCCGTTACGGTCGACTTGTACCCCACACACTTACG CGCCATGGCTGGTTGTATATCACTGATGGTGGGTCGCTTGGGCAGTGTTATCGGCGCTAATATTGCCGGCGCGCTAATGGGTCATTACTGTGAGTGGAACTTCTATATCTGCTGCGGCGCTATGTACGTTTGCGCATTTCTCGCACTCCTGCTGCCACGCAAGAGCCCCGAATTGCCGGTCAAAGGTGAATCGTGA
- the LOC105211773 gene encoding synaptic vesicle glycoprotein 2A-like: MDARTVNRIREPGTYTFTDALALTNFGKFNYLLIFISGLVTGTLVLEMSSIGFVLPIAQCELQLTNRDKGVLSAINFVGIIASSHLWGFFADTKGRRTVLWTTLLAAFVSTVFSSFAHNFWTMALLRFVNGFFVSSSAVIFAYLGEFHGEKTRSRAIMISAVIFSFTNMLLPLVAYLVINQEWMLPLSVLQITYKPWRVFLIICGAPGLLCSLVIYMLPESPKFLLTVGEETRAIEVLQQMHRWNNGKEPFRISHILPDADTSISTLKFNNSYVSNSNFAYVFLQTMWQQTAPLFQRKYLQITLIICHIQFWLFFASNGLYMWFPQIINSVAAFIVEHPGEHKQICEIVYEQQARFYKTDGTIECVNKLENTTYYYSFIMEILYASSFAFIGFIINRVGKILILFVSIIVFTACGLASVFIADPVITAYLYVLFFALGVSLIVMNAITVDLYPTHLRAMASCISLMVGRIGSIAGANIAGVLMSRHCEWNFYICCGALFICAFLGLLLPRKSAEVPIKSET; this comes from the exons ATGG ATGCCAGAACAGTGAACCGAATTCGTGAGCCAGGCACTTACACATTTACCGACGCCTTGGCTTTAACAA ATTTCGGAAAATTCAACTatcttttgattttcatttccgGCTTGGTGACCGGTACACTAGTGCTGGAGATGTCTTCAATAGGCTTTGTACTCCCCATCGCCCAATGTGAATTGCAGCTGACCAATCGCGATAAGGGTGTACTTAGTGCAATTAATTTTGTGGGTATAATAGCTAGTTCACATTTATGGGGATTTTTCGCCGATACCAAGGGACGTCGCACAGTTTTATGGACAACTTTGTTGGCAGCTTTTGTGAGTACTGTTTTCTCCAGTTTCGCGCATAATTTTTGGACTATGGCTTTACTACGTTTCGTGAATGGATTTTT TGTGTCCAGCAGTGCTGTGATTTTCGCTTACCTCGGCGAATTCCATGGAGAAAAAACACGCTCTCGTGCAATTATGATCTCAGCGGTCATATTTTCCTTTACGAATATGCTTTTGCCCCTAGTCGCTTATTTGGTGATAAATCAAGAATGGATGTTACCTTTAAGTGTGCTGCAGATAACCTACAAGCCGTGGCGTGTCTTTTTAATCATATGCGGGGCTCCTGGCTTACTTTGCAGTCTAGTCATTTATATGTTGCCTGAAAGTCCAAAGTTCCTGCTGACGGTGGGCGAGGAGACCAGAGCCATAGAAGTCTTACAGCAAATGCATCGCTGGAATAATGGCAAGGAGCCGTTTAGA ATTTCACATATACTGCCAGATGCAGACACTTCGATCTCAACATTGAAATTTAACAACAGCTACGTTTCGAATTCGAATTTCGCATATGTCTTTTTGCAAACAATGTGGCAACAAACCGCACCGTTATTCCAACGGAAATACTTACAAATTACGCTAATAATTTGTCATATACAATTTTGGTTATTTTTCGCATCCAATGGGCTGTATATGTGGTTTCCGCAAATAATTAATAGCGTGGCCGCATTCATAGTGGAACACCCAGGGGAGCACAAACAAATCTGTGAAATTGTCTACGAACAACAAGCAAGGTTTTACAAAACTGATGGA ACCATTGAGTGTGTCAATAAATTGGAGAACACCACATATTATTACTCGTTCATTATGGAAATACTGTACGCCAGCTCATTCGCATTCATTGGCTTCATCATAAATCGTGTGGGCAAAATATTGATACTTT TTGTATCGATAATAGTTTTCACAGCTTGCGGTCTAGCTTCGGTCTTCATAGCCGATCCAGTAATTACGGCCTACCTCTATGTGCTCTTCTTCGCGTTGGGCGTGTCATTGATTGTTATGAATGCTATAACAGTGGACTTGTATCCAACACACCTGCG TGCCATGGCTTCATGCATATCACTTATGGTGGGTCGTATCGGAAGTATTGCCGGTGCCAATATTGCTGGCGTCTTGATGAGTCGACACTGCGAATGGAATTTCTATATCTGCTGTGGCGCTCTGTTCATTTGCGCCTTCCTCGGTCTTCTATTGCCGCGTAAGAGCGCCGAAGTGCCGATCAAAAGTGAAACGTAA
- the LOC105211774 gene encoding D-3-phosphoglycerate dehydrogenase codes for MPVDIKNVLICDAVDKACVELLQSNGINVDTKLKLPVDELCAVVKNYNAVIVRSDTKITAEVIKAGTAYGGQLKAVGRAGAGVDNIDVAAATAHAVVVLNTPGGNSISACELTCLLIGALARPIVPAAQSLKEGRWDRKLYSGTELYGKTLAVIGLGRIGREVAIRMKTWGMRTIGYDPITTEEEARAAGIEKMELESIWPLADYITVHTPLIPQTRNLVSTQTLAKCKRGVKVVNVARGGIIEEQAILDALESGICNGAAFDVFPEEPPKSEVTKALIAHPKVVATPHLGASTAEAQVRVAVEVAEQFIALTGKSQEYTTYPGVINKDVLKAN; via the coding sequence ATGCCTGTTGATATCAAAAACGTATTGATATGTGATGCCGTAGACAAAGCTTGTGTGGAATTGCTACAAAGTAATGGCATTAATGTGGACACCAAACTGAAATTGCCCGTCGACGAACTGTGCGCTgtggtgaaaaattacaatgCGGTGATTGTGCGCTCGGACACCAAGATAACAGCCGAGGTGATCAAGGCAGGCACCGCGTACGGTGGACAGTTGAAGGCGGTGGGACGCGCTGGTGCTGGCGTTGACAATATCGATGTGGCTGCAGCTACCGCacatgctgttgttgtactaAATACACCAGGCGGAAATTCAATTTCAGCTTGTGAATTGACTTGTCTATTAATTGGCGCCTTGGCGCGTCCAATTGTGCCGGCAGCACAAAGCTTGAAGGAGGGACGTTGGGATCGTAAGCTGTACAGCGGCACGGAGTTGTATGGCAAAACGCTGGCAGTGATCGGTCTAGGACGCATCGGACGCGAAGTGGCCATACGCATGAAGACATGGGGTATGCGTACGATTGGCTATGATCCGATAACAACTGAAGAGGAAGCACGCGCAGCAGGCATTGAAAAGATGGAATTGGAAAGCATTTGGCCTTTGGCCGATTATATCACCGTGCACACACCACTCATACCACAGACTAGGAATCTGGTTTCGACTCAAACGCTTGCGAAATGTAAGCGTGGCGTGAAGGTGGTGAATGTGGCACGCGGTGGCATTATTGAGGAGCAAGCCATTTTAGATGCCTTAGAAAGTGGCATTTGCAATGGCGCCGCCTTCGATGTGTTCCCTGAAGAGCCGCCAAAATCGGAGGTGACCAAGGCGTTGATAGCGCACCCGAAAGTGGTGGCCACACCACATTTGGGCGCCAGCACCGCCGAGGCGCAGGTGCGTGTTGCAGTCGAAGTTGCTGAGCAATTCATCGCATTGACCGGCAAGTCGCAAGAGTACACAACATATCCCGGTGTCATAAATAAGGATGTCTTAAAAGCTAACTAa